The following proteins are encoded in a genomic region of Chloroflexota bacterium:
- a CDS encoding 2'-5' RNA ligase family protein → MRGHGETALIVKVPESEPLVEPFRKKFDPSAAVGVPAHITILYPFKPLSELTKDDFANLASLFAHMQAFPFSLTTISRFPGVLYLAPDPERYFKDMTMAVTAAYPDYPPYKGAFPIVIPHLTVADTDREALPSIEKDFARACERGLPVASKAESVWLLADDSGFWHDARPFALGKGRR, encoded by the coding sequence ATGAGGGGCCACGGCGAGACTGCGCTGATAGTGAAGGTGCCCGAATCTGAACCTTTGGTTGAGCCGTTCCGCAAGAAATTCGATCCATCTGCCGCAGTCGGAGTCCCCGCGCATATCACTATCCTGTACCCCTTTAAGCCACTCTCTGAACTGACAAAGGATGACTTTGCGAATCTGGCATCGCTGTTTGCGCATATGCAGGCTTTCCCCTTCTCGCTCACTACAATAAGCCGCTTCCCAGGCGTCCTCTATCTCGCACCCGATCCGGAAAGATACTTCAAGGATATGACGATGGCCGTTACCGCGGCATACCCTGATTACCCGCCATATAAGGGCGCTTTCCCAATCGTGATTCCTCATCTCACTGTCGCGGATACGGACCGAGAAGCCCTACCATCGATTGAGAAGGATTTCGCACGAGCTTGTGAGAGGGGTCTGCCGGTAGCCTCTAAGGCTGAGTCCGTTTGGCTGCTGGCGGACGACAGCGGATTTTGGCACGATGCACGGCCATTCGCTCTAGGAAAGGGCAGACGCTAA
- a CDS encoding flavodoxin produces the protein MPLVLIVFDSRGGLIEKLAGGIAKGVSSVPGVTARLSRIEETTKADLEKADAIVLGSPNWTGITGKMKSWMDGLGDLWSEGQIKDKLGAAFTAGSSKSAGIEPTLLMLIHWMIAGGMIIVGLPWNEGMRTTGSYYGATAAGTVQEADLEQARALGKRVAELTLAKRR, from the coding sequence ATGCCCCTCGTCCTCATCGTCTTCGATAGTCGGGGCGGCCTCATCGAGAAGCTCGCCGGTGGGATCGCCAAGGGCGTCTCTTCCGTCCCCGGCGTCACCGCGCGCCTTTCGCGGATAGAGGAGACGACGAAGGCCGACCTGGAAAAGGCGGACGCCATCGTCCTCGGCTCGCCCAACTGGACGGGCATCACCGGCAAGATGAAGTCCTGGATGGACGGCCTGGGCGACCTCTGGTCGGAAGGGCAGATCAAGGACAAGCTGGGCGCGGCCTTTACGGCCGGCTCTTCCAAATCGGCGGGCATCGAGCCTACCTTGCTCATGCTCATCCACTGGATGATCGCCGGGGGCATGATCATCGTGGGGCTCCCCTGGAACGAAGGGATGCGCACCACCGGCTCCTACTACGGCGCAACGGCGGCAGGCACGGTGCAGGAGGCCGATCTGGAACAGGCGCGCGCCCTGGGCAAGCGGGTGGCGGAGCTTACGCTCGCCAAGCGCCGGTAG
- a CDS encoding iron-sulfur cluster assembly scaffold protein, whose amino-acid sequence MTRETKGKEAALEHYAHPRNQGEMPSPDASASIYNPACGDTLRLMLKVSNGVITEARWKAQACGASLAAASLATETIRGMTLAQAEAVTREQIADAFGGLLPAKFHSATLAVDAVRAAIQDYTAKRR is encoded by the coding sequence GTGACGCGCGAAACAAAGGGGAAAGAGGCGGCACTGGAGCACTACGCCCATCCGCGCAACCAGGGCGAGATGCCTTCGCCCGACGCCTCCGCCTCCATCTACAACCCCGCCTGCGGCGATACACTGCGCCTGATGCTGAAAGTCAGCAACGGCGTTATCACGGAGGCCAGGTGGAAGGCCCAGGCCTGCGGGGCATCCCTGGCGGCGGCGAGCCTTGCCACGGAGACGATCAGGGGCATGACGCTTGCCCAGGCGGAGGCGGTGACCCGCGAGCAGATCGCCGATGCCTTTGGGGGACTGCTTCCCGCCAAGTTCCACTCGGCCACACTTGCGGTAGACGCCGTGCGGGCCGCGATCCAGGACTACACGGCCAAGCGCCGGTAA
- a CDS encoding redoxin domain-containing protein: MSPELQAGRQAPDFTAASASGDLRLADLLKKGKLLLAFYTEDATPLCSSEVASFKEEFATFQELGAQVVAISSDGLDSHKAFAQKLGGLPFPLASDPSLGIASQYGVADPATERARRAVFVIDQNGVVLHANSFYNPGNPGHFAEIFKALGLEM, from the coding sequence ATGAGTCCAGAACTCCAAGCGGGCCGGCAAGCGCCTGACTTCACCGCTGCAAGCGCCTCAGGCGACCTCCGCCTCGCCGACCTCCTGAAAAAGGGCAAGCTTCTCCTGGCCTTCTACACGGAAGATGCCACGCCCCTCTGCTCTTCGGAGGTCGCGTCGTTCAAAGAGGAGTTCGCGACCTTCCAAGAGCTTGGCGCGCAGGTTGTGGCCATCAGCTCTGACGGCCTGGATTCGCACAAGGCCTTCGCCCAGAAGCTCGGCGGCCTGCCCTTTCCCCTAGCCAGCGACCCATCGCTGGGCATCGCCTCCCAGTACGGCGTCGCGGATCCCGCCACAGAGCGCGCCCGCAGGGCCGTCTTTGTCATTGACCAAAACGGCGTCGTCCTCCACGCCAACAGCTTCTACAATCCCGGTAACCCGGGCCACTTCGCGGAAATCTTTAAAGCCTTAGGCCTGGAGATGTGA
- the plsX gene encoding phosphate acyltransferase PlsX, which yields MPMPSEVIALDVMGGDKAPDEIGKGAIAASLDLGAHIALVGPKEVLAFQMERAREAGAATITPVEASQVVEMAESPTEAWRKKPDSSIAVGLRLHKEGKAAAFISAGNTGAIGTAALFTLGTMPGIERPAIATIFSTTDGKAAIFLDIGANADCRPSFLLQFAQMGSDFMTKLFQVERPRVGLLSNGEEESKGSKLVKESHALLKASNLNFIGNVEGFDVLNGKADVVVTDGFTGNVVLKLAEALTESIFLSLKDALINSPLARASKFLWGPPIKSVVKQWDYSNIGGAPLLGVNGNVIMAHGRSDADDVKHAIEFSLRMIREGWLQPSGMNPKTQVSHQS from the coding sequence ATGCCCATGCCCAGCGAAGTGATCGCCCTGGACGTTATGGGCGGCGATAAAGCTCCCGATGAGATCGGCAAGGGGGCCATCGCCGCCTCGCTCGACCTCGGCGCGCATATCGCCCTCGTCGGCCCCAAGGAAGTCCTGGCCTTCCAGATGGAGCGCGCCCGCGAGGCTGGGGCCGCCACCATCACGCCCGTGGAGGCGAGCCAGGTGGTGGAGATGGCCGAATCGCCAACGGAGGCCTGGCGCAAGAAACCGGACTCCTCGATCGCCGTGGGCCTGCGCCTGCACAAAGAGGGGAAGGCCGCCGCCTTCATCTCCGCGGGCAACACCGGCGCCATCGGCACGGCCGCCCTCTTCACCCTCGGCACCATGCCCGGCATCGAACGCCCCGCCATTGCCACCATCTTCTCCACCACGGACGGCAAGGCCGCCATCTTCCTCGATATCGGCGCCAATGCCGATTGCCGTCCCTCCTTCCTGCTCCAGTTCGCTCAGATGGGCAGCGACTTCATGACCAAGCTCTTCCAGGTGGAGCGGCCGCGGGTCGGCCTCCTGAGCAACGGAGAAGAGGAGTCCAAGGGAAGCAAGCTCGTCAAAGAGAGCCATGCCCTGCTCAAGGCCAGCAATCTGAACTTCATCGGCAACGTGGAGGGTTTTGACGTGCTGAACGGCAAGGCCGATGTCGTCGTGACGGACGGCTTCACCGGAAACGTGGTGCTGAAGCTGGCGGAGGCACTGACGGAGTCCATCTTCCTCTCCCTCAAGGACGCCCTCATCAACAGCCCATTGGCACGGGCCTCCAAGTTCCTCTGGGGTCCGCCGATCAAGTCTGTCGTGAAGCAGTGGGACTATAGTAATATCGGCGGCGCGCCGCTCTTGGGCGTGAACGGCAACGTTATCATGGCCCACGGGAGGAGCGACGCCGACGACGTGAAGCACGCCATCGAGTTCTCCCTGCGCATGATCCGGGAGGGGTGGCTCCAGCCATCCGGGATGAATCCCAAGACACAGGTCTCGCATCAAAGCTAA
- the trxA gene encoding thioredoxin, giving the protein MAKPVEVSDQNFEAQVLKAATPVVVDFWAVWCGPCRMIAPVVEELATEYDGKVSFVKLNVDENPETSMKYSVRAIPTLLIFKGGKPVDQIVGAVPKREIKRRVDALMTA; this is encoded by the coding sequence ATGGCAAAGCCCGTTGAAGTGTCCGACCAGAACTTTGAAGCGCAGGTCCTGAAGGCCGCGACGCCCGTCGTCGTTGACTTCTGGGCCGTCTGGTGCGGCCCGTGCCGCATGATCGCCCCCGTGGTGGAAGAGCTGGCCACGGAGTATGACGGCAAGGTCTCCTTTGTAAAGCTCAACGTGGATGAGAATCCCGAGACCTCGATGAAGTACAGCGTGCGGGCCATCCCCACGCTCCTCATCTTCAAGGGCGGCAAGCCCGTGGACCAGATCGTGGGCGCGGTGCCCAAGCGGGAGATCAAGCGCAGGGTAGACGCCCTGATGACCGCCTAG